Genomic segment of Canis lupus dingo isolate Sandy chromosome 9, ASM325472v2, whole genome shotgun sequence:
GCCCCACTCCACGCACCCATCAGACCGCCCATGCTCCCGGTCACCAGGATGCGGCCCGAGCCGCGGCGCTTCATGTCCGGCAGGAAGGCCTGCAGGGTCCGCACGGTCCCGGCCACGTTCACGTCCAGCACCGACTCCACGGCGCCCGCCGCATGCGCCTCCAGCGGCCCGAGCAGGCCCCGCCCTGCATTACACACTGAGGGGAGAGAGGTCGGACCCTGCTTGCCTCTCTGTCCCCCGACCCAGCGGGTCCCTTTGGGTTCCCCGGGCCGGGGCATTTTGGTTTGGACACAATGCTGGAAAGGCTCCTGCACACGTGTTGCAGGGAGGCTCACCCAGGACGTCCACGCGGCCCTCCGTCACGCGTGCCCGAGCAGCGGCCACAGAATCTGCGTCCCTCACGTCCAGCTGCAACGTCTCCAGGGAGCCAGGAGGGCACCCTCGGGACCGGGCTGCCTCCCACAGTGGGCCCTGTGTCCCCAGGTCCCGCAGCGTGGCATACACTGGGAAGGTCGGGAAGAAGACGAGGATCTGAATGCCCTGCTTACCCCTTCCTGGGTCCCCTTGGACCAGGGGCTGCTCCTGTCTCTCCACCTCAGCCCCTCATCTACCTTTGAAGCTCCGGGAAGGGTCCGACGCCAAACGCAGGGCCAGGTGCAGGCCAATGCCAGAGGAGCAGCCAGTGATGAGCACCACGGTGCGGTCCATGGGGAGACGATTAGGGAGAGGCCCAAAGAGTGCAAAG
This window contains:
- the HSD17B1 gene encoding 17-beta-hydroxysteroid dehydrogenase type 1 isoform X3, producing the protein MDRTVVLITGCSSGIGLHLALRLASDPSRSFKVYATLRDLGTQGPLWEAARSRGCPPGSLETLQLDVRDADSVAAARARVTEGRVDVLVCNAGRGLLGPLEAHAAGAVESVLDVNVAGTVRTLQAFLPDMKRRGSGRILVTGSMGGLMGLPFNAVYCASKFAVEGLCESLAVLLTPFGVHYRRHSEQIFREAAQDPEEVTEVFLTALRAPRPALRYFSTERFLPLAHLRLADSSGRSYVAAMHRAVFADQPAEEAAAAADPPRPAPGAPPAAPQ